From a single Lolium rigidum isolate FL_2022 chromosome 7, APGP_CSIRO_Lrig_0.1, whole genome shotgun sequence genomic region:
- the LOC124675401 gene encoding uncharacterized hydrolase YugF-like, whose product MPLLLTSSSPALPLPAPSRARFRVAASAEVGATGRAAPAPTPAKDFPPFLPKAVERIRDRAAVRLARRIERVPVQTGFSKNPIQSSCVRPLKQQQSSDPVVLLHGFDSSCLEWRYTYPLLEEAGLEAWAVDILGWGFSNLETRPPCDIASKREHLYQFWRTYIKRPMVLVGPSLGAAVAIDFAVNYPEAVSKLIFIGASVYTEGTKDMTRMPKFVPYAGVFVLKSLPLRLFATRLAFNTIPDGFFDWVQIGRLHCLLPWWEDATVNFMITGGYNVLNQIKQVKQKCLVLWGEDDGIISNKQAYRLQQELPTAILRQVGQCGHIPHVEKPREAAKYLLDFLGSDNAEKADQASSLTSNLVPTLSAQ is encoded by the exons ATGCCGCTgctcctcacctcctcctcgccggccctGCCGCTTCCGGCGCCGTCCAGGGCCCGGTTCAGGGTCGCGGCTTCCGCCGAAGTCGGCGCCACCggccgagccgcccccgcccccacccccgccaAGGACTTCCCGCCGTTCCTGCCCAAGGCGGTCGAGCGCATCCGCgaccgcgccgccgtccgcctgGCCAGGCGAATCGAGCGCGTGCCCGTCCAG ACCGGCTTCTCCAAGAACCCGATACAGAGCAGCTGCGTGAGGCCGCTCAAGCAGCAGCAGAGCAGCGACCCGGTGGTGCTGCTCCACGGTTTCGACAG CTCTTGTTTAGAGTGGAGGTACACCTACCCTTTGCTGGAGGAGGCTGGACTGGAGGCCTGGGCTGTGGACATTCTTGGATGGGGCTTCTCTAATTTAG AAACGAGACCACCATGTGACATTGCGTCCAAGCGCGAGCATCTTTACCAG TTTTGGAGAACCTACATCAAAAGGCCTATGGTACTAGTTGGGCCTAGCCTCGGAGCTGCTGTTGCCATTGATTTCGCAGTCAACTATCCGGAAGCG GTATCAAAATTAATCTTCATTGGTGCAAGTGTATATACTGAGGGCACAAAAGATATGACCAGAATGCCAAAATTTGTTCCATATGCTGGG GTTTTTGTACTCAAGAGTCTTCCTCTGCGACTGTTCGCTACACGCTTGGCTTTTAATACAATTCCAGATGGATTCTTTGATTGGGTTCAA ATTGGCCGTCTACATTGCCTACTTCCTTGGTGGGAAGATGCTACGGTCAATTTTATGATTACTGGGGGCTATAAtgttctaaaccaaataaagcag GTGAAGCAAAAATGTCTGGTTTTATGGGGAGAGGATGATGGGATAATAAGCAATAAACAAGCATAC CGATTGCAGCAAGAACTCCCAACCGCAATTTTACGACAGGTAGGGCAGTGCGGCCACATTCCTCACGTCGAGAAGCCAAGGGAAGCGGCAAAATATCTTCTCGACTTCCTTGGGAGCGATAACGCGGAGAAGGCGGACCAGGCTTCTTCCCTGACATCAAATTTAGTACCAACGCTTag TGCTCAGTGA
- the LOC124673610 gene encoding putative anthocyanidin reductase, giving the protein MSCRVCVTGAAGYIGSWLVRKLLDRGCAVHATIRNIGDEKKTALLKGLPGAVERLTLFQADIYDAVTFEPAIQGCDFVFLVATPLMHNTGSSKYKDTTEAIVDATHAILEQCERSKTVRRVIHTGSVVASAPLREDGEGYKEFMSESCWTPLVVPYGHSNEFLDAYVSSKTLSDKELLKYNDSSSSTTARSFDVVVLLCGLVGGDTILPYTPDSMNTMLSPLTGVEVYHKNLRFLQSLLGSVPLVHVDDVCEAHIFCMERFTDIASGRYLCAAAYPNMQDILEHYAGKHPELKLMIKEVVGEGVRVQANTKKLVELGFKYKYGAEEVLDGSLTTRKSK; this is encoded by the exons ATGAGCTGCAGGGTGTgcgtcaccggagccgccggctacaTCGGCTCCTGGCTCGTCAGGAAGCTCCTCGACAGAGGCTGCGCCGTCCATGCGACCATACGGAACATCG GTGACGAGAAGAAGACGGCGCTGCTCAAGGGGCTGCCCGGCGCGGTGGAGAGGCTGACGCTGTTCCAGGCGGACATCTACGACGCCGTCACCTTCGAGCCAGCCATCCAGGGCTGcgacttcgtcttcctcgtcgccacCCCGCTGATGCACAACACCGGCAGCTCAAAG TACAAAGACACGACGGAGGCAATCGTGGACGCGACACATGCTATCCTAGAACAATGCGAACGGTCTAAAACGGTGAGGCGTGTCATCCACACAGGCTCTGTCGTGGCCTCGGCGCCGCTCAGGGAGGATGGCGAGGGCTACAAAGAGTTTATGAGCGAATCCTGCTGGACGCCGCTTGTTGTTCCCTATGGTCACAGCAACGAATTCTTGGAC GCTTATGTATCCTCCAAGACCCTCTCTGACAAGGAGCTACTCAAGTACAACGACTCCTCTTCATCCACCACGGCGAGGTCATTCGACGTCGTCGTCCTGCTATGCGGCCTCGTCGGAGGAGACACCATCCTGCCCTACACCCCTGACAGCATGAACACCATGCTGTCGCCTCTCACCGGCGTCGAGGTTTACCACAAGAACCTAAGGTTCCTGCAGTCCCTCCTCGGCTCCGTGCCACTGGTTCATGTCGACGACGTCTGCGAGGCGCACATTTTCTGCATGGAGCGCTTCACGGACATCGCCAGCGGCCGATACCTCTGCGCCGCGGCGTACCCCAACATGCAGGATATTCTGGAGCACTACGCTGGCAAGCACCCGGAGCTCAAGCTGATGATCAAAGA GGTGGTGGGAGAGGGAGTGAGAGTGCAAGCTAATACAAAGAAGCTTGTGGAGCTGGGGTTCAAGTATAAGTACGGGGCAGAGGAGGTGCTAGATGGCAgcctcactactaggaaat CTAAATAA